In Prosthecobacter sp. SYSU 5D2, one genomic interval encodes:
- a CDS encoding DUF1501 domain-containing protein, translating into MRQELTQKLLRSGEISRRDFAAKTASSLLGVGLLGSYMNGKSYAAFENSSKLKQVATAKNVIYLYMNGGQSHMDTWDPKVGVETAGPTKPIKTSADGVRISEYLPLSSRQMHHACVINSLTSTQGAHEQGNYMMHTSYDLRGTIRHPAMGAWLNVFQGGGNSTLPNFVFIGNDSRHPGSGFFPAQYSPLYVNNPENGLKNVKLQKGLTEDRFQKRMSLAEDLDADFRSTFKHGNVSAYSDMYDSAMAMMKSEDLKAFDLTEEPEELRKAYGKEAFGQGCLLARRLVERGVRFVEVSLGGWDTHNANFVRVPELCDTLDHGLATLLEDLNARGLLKDTLVVLTSEFGRTPDININVGRDHYPKAFSAVLAGGGINGGMTYGKTDKEGREVIEDKVQIGDFNATIAYALGLPLDQVIYSPSKRPFTIADKGKPITNLFA; encoded by the coding sequence ATGCGCCAAGAACTCACCCAAAAACTCCTCCGCTCCGGTGAAATCAGCCGCCGCGATTTTGCTGCCAAGACCGCCTCCTCCCTTCTCGGAGTCGGCCTCCTGGGCAGCTACATGAACGGCAAGTCCTATGCGGCTTTTGAAAACTCCTCCAAGCTCAAGCAGGTGGCCACGGCGAAGAACGTGATTTACTTGTACATGAACGGCGGCCAGAGCCACATGGACACCTGGGATCCAAAGGTCGGGGTGGAAACCGCCGGCCCCACCAAGCCCATCAAGACCAGTGCCGACGGTGTGCGTATTTCCGAATACCTGCCGCTGAGTTCCCGCCAGATGCACCATGCCTGCGTCATCAACAGCCTCACCTCCACCCAGGGCGCGCATGAGCAGGGGAACTACATGATGCACACCAGCTATGACCTGCGTGGCACCATCCGCCATCCCGCCATGGGTGCTTGGCTGAACGTCTTCCAGGGCGGCGGCAACAGCACCCTCCCTAACTTTGTCTTCATCGGCAATGACAGCCGCCATCCCGGCTCCGGCTTTTTCCCTGCCCAGTACAGCCCGCTGTATGTCAACAATCCGGAAAACGGCCTCAAGAACGTCAAGCTGCAGAAAGGCCTCACCGAGGACCGTTTCCAGAAGCGCATGAGCCTGGCCGAGGATCTGGATGCCGACTTCCGCTCCACCTTCAAGCATGGCAACGTCAGCGCCTACAGCGACATGTATGACAGCGCCATGGCCATGATGAAGTCGGAAGACCTCAAAGCCTTTGACCTCACCGAAGAGCCTGAAGAGCTGCGCAAAGCCTACGGCAAAGAAGCCTTCGGCCAGGGCTGCCTGCTGGCCCGCCGCCTCGTGGAGCGCGGTGTCCGTTTCGTTGAGGTCAGCCTTGGCGGGTGGGATACGCACAACGCCAACTTCGTCCGCGTGCCTGAGCTCTGCGATACGCTGGACCACGGCCTCGCCACCCTGCTTGAGGACCTCAATGCCCGCGGCCTGCTGAAGGATACCCTCGTCGTCCTCACCTCCGAGTTTGGCCGCACCCCGGACATCAACATCAACGTTGGCCGTGACCACTATCCGAAAGCCTTCTCCGCCGTCCTGGCCGGTGGTGGCATCAACGGTGGCATGACCTATGGCAAGACCGACAAGGAAGGTCGCGAAGTCATCGAGGACAAAGTGCAGATCGGTGACTTCAACGCCACCATCGCCTACGCCCTCGGCCTTCCGCTGGACCAGGTCATCTACAGCCCCAGCAAGCGACCATTCACCATCGCGGACAAAGGCAAGCCGATCACCAACCTGTTTGCCTGA
- a CDS encoding neutral/alkaline non-lysosomal ceramidase N-terminal domain-containing protein: protein MKRFCLLVCLLTVSSFNWAAEPGFRAGAFAQNISPTTFPTPVNGSMKGNHAKGISDPMHARCLALHDGKRALVYVVVDACMIPREICEEAKRLASQETGIPAAHMLISATHTHSAGTLAAVFQSDPDPEYVKTVAPNIAAGIIQAVKNLEPAEFGWAFGSEPRHVFNRRWHMKEGQYYENPFGITTDRARMNPGAVSPVVSVPTAPVDQDVAVMAVRALADGRPLALLANYSLHYVGGNTAISADYFGAFAREIGTRLGAEDERYAGKPAFVGIMSNGTSGNINNINYGSSLRYKRNPGEQINIVAGHVAEVAQGAYETIRWEKEVTLDSEEADVELAVRKGTAEEMAQAKEWLATIPRDKDGQWSDKKAIYARETVLLADFPDTVPVKLQAHRIGSLSVAAIPCEVFVQIGLRLKETTPFVRHFTISLANGYNGYLPTEADHAMGGYETWRARSSYLEVPASTVVTEKLEDMLGAMKRRMEE from the coding sequence ATGAAGCGATTTTGCCTCCTTGTCTGTCTTTTGACGGTGTCTTCCTTTAACTGGGCTGCCGAACCCGGCTTCCGCGCGGGCGCTTTTGCCCAGAATATCTCCCCAACGACCTTTCCAACACCGGTCAATGGCAGCATGAAGGGGAACCACGCCAAAGGAATTTCTGATCCCATGCACGCACGTTGCTTAGCCCTCCACGATGGCAAGCGGGCCCTGGTCTATGTGGTGGTGGATGCCTGCATGATCCCCCGGGAAATTTGCGAGGAAGCAAAGCGGCTGGCCAGCCAGGAAACGGGCATTCCGGCAGCCCATATGCTGATTTCTGCCACCCACACGCACTCGGCAGGCACCCTGGCGGCCGTTTTCCAGAGCGATCCCGACCCCGAATACGTCAAAACGGTGGCTCCCAATATCGCCGCCGGGATCATTCAGGCGGTGAAAAACCTGGAGCCGGCGGAGTTTGGCTGGGCTTTCGGCAGTGAGCCAAGGCACGTTTTCAACCGCCGCTGGCACATGAAGGAGGGGCAATATTATGAAAATCCCTTTGGCATCACCACGGACCGCGCGCGGATGAATCCGGGGGCAGTGAGCCCCGTCGTGTCTGTGCCCACCGCCCCCGTGGACCAGGATGTGGCCGTGATGGCGGTGCGGGCGCTGGCTGACGGGCGGCCCCTGGCCCTGCTGGCCAACTACAGCCTGCATTATGTGGGCGGGAACACGGCCATCAGTGCGGACTACTTTGGCGCCTTCGCCCGGGAAATCGGCACGCGGCTGGGCGCCGAGGATGAGCGTTATGCGGGCAAGCCGGCCTTTGTCGGCATCATGTCCAACGGCACCAGCGGGAATATCAATAACATCAATTATGGCTCCTCCCTGCGGTATAAACGCAATCCTGGCGAGCAGATCAACATCGTGGCCGGGCATGTGGCGGAGGTGGCCCAGGGTGCCTATGAGACCATCCGCTGGGAGAAGGAGGTGACTTTGGATTCTGAAGAGGCGGACGTGGAGCTGGCGGTTCGCAAAGGCACGGCGGAAGAAATGGCCCAGGCGAAAGAATGGCTGGCCACCATCCCCAGGGACAAGGATGGCCAATGGAGTGACAAAAAAGCCATCTATGCCCGTGAAACGGTGCTCCTGGCAGACTTCCCGGACACGGTGCCCGTAAAACTGCAGGCGCACCGCATCGGCTCACTCAGCGTCGCGGCGATTCCCTGCGAGGTGTTTGTGCAGATCGGCCTGCGCTTGAAAGAGACCACGCCGTTTGTCCGCCACTTCACCATCTCCCTGGCCAATGGTTACAATGGTTATCTGCCCACGGAGGCGGACCATGCCATGGGCGGTTATGAAACCTGGCGCGCCCGCAGCAGCTACCTGGAAGTGCCCGCCTCCACCGTGGTGACGGAGAAGCTGGAAGACATGCTCGGTGCCATGAAGCGGCGGATGGAGGAGTGA